The Mus musculus strain C57BL/6J chromosome 2, GRCm38.p6 C57BL/6J genome has a window encoding:
- the Olfr1182 gene encoding olfactory receptor 1182, translated as MECQRNISEFLLMGLSSKQNTEVFCFMFFLFCYFTILSWNLLILFSIRCSSLFNQPMYYFLSHLASMDICYTSCVTPKLIGDLLAERKTISYTDCMLQVFAMHFFGMIETLILTVMAFDRCVAICKPLHYMVIMSRNRCHVFIWASWVGGVAHSFPQVMMLVCLPFCGPNEIDHYFCDVFPLLKIACTDTYIIGVLMVANSGMVASVIFVLLFGSYVVILFTLRNYSAEGRRKALSTCGSHISVVILFFGSTIFAYLRPPTTFPEDKIFALFYTIIAPMFNPLIYTLRNKEMKTAIKKVWCQMSF; from the coding sequence ATGGAATGCCAGAGGAACATATCAGAATTTCTTCTTATGGGGCTATCTTCCAAGCAGAACACTGAAGTATTTTGCTTCATGTTCTTCTTATTCTGCTACTTTACCATCTTGTCTTGGAATCTCCTGATCCTTTTCTCAATTAGGTGCAGTTCTCTGTTCAACCAACCTATGTACTATTTCCTCAGTCATTTAGCATCTATGGACATCTGCTATACCTCCTGTGTGACACCCAAATTGATTGGGGATCTGCTAGCCGAAAGAAAAACTATCTCATATACAGACTGCATGCTACAGGTCTTTGCCATGCACTTCTTTGGAATGATTGAAACCTTAATCCTGACAGTCATGGCTTTTGACCGCTGTGTGGCCATCTGCAAGCCTCTCCACTACATGGTCATCATGAGCAGAAACAGATGCCATGTTTTTATCTGGGCTTCCTGGGTTGGTGGTGTTGCCCACTCCTTTCCCCAGGTTATGATGCTAGTCTGTTTGCCCTTCTGTGGACCCAATGAAATAGACCACTACTTCTGTGATGTTTTCCCTTTGCTGAAAATTGCTTGCACTGATACCTACATCATTGGTGTCCTCATGGTTGCCAATTCAGGAATGGTTGCCTCTGTTATCTTTGTTCTCTTGTTTGGTTCATATGTAGTTATACTGTTCACATTAAGGAATTACTCAGCAGAAGGGAGACGCAAAGCtctttcaacctgtgggtcccacatctctgttgttattttattctttggATCTACCATCTTTGCCTACCTTAGACCTCCTACCACTTTCCCTGAAGACAAAATCTTTGCACTGTTTTACACTATCATTGCTCCTATGTTCAACCCCCTCATATATACTCtaagaaataaagagatgaaGACTGCCATAAAGAAGGTTTGGTGTCAGATGTCATTTTAA
- the Olfr1183 gene encoding olfactory receptor 1183, translating to MHNYSVTEFILFGLTQDPEKQKAIFGVFLILYLMTLIGNFLIVMTIKMSQTLGSPMYFFLFYLSFADACFSTTTAPRLIIDALSQKKIITYNECMTQVFAAHFFGCMEIFVLILMAIDRYVAICKPLRYTTIMSQRICGILVILAWVGSCIHSSAQIFLALRLPFCGPNVIDHYFCDLQPLLKLACMDTYVINLLVVSNSGAICMVSFTLLLISYIFILYSLRNHSVEGRRKALSTCTSHFIVVVIFFGPCIFIYTRPPTTFPIDKMVSVFYTIGTPLLNPLIYTLRNAEVKIAMKKLWCGKV from the coding sequence ATGCATAACTATAGTGTTACTGAGTTTATTCTTTTTGGATTGACACAGGATCCAGAAAAACAGAAGGCAATATTTGGAGTCTTCTTGATTCTTTACCTTATGACTTTAATAGGGAACTTCCTCATCGTGATGACCATTAAGATGAGTCAGACACTTGGGAGtcccatgtactttttcctctTCTATTTGTCTTTCGCTGATGCTTGCTTCTCTACAACTACAGCACCTAGATTGATCATAGACGCCCTCTCgcagaaaaaaattattacttATAATGAATGTATGACTCAGGTCTTTGCAGCTCACTTCTTTGGGTGCATGGAGATCTTCGTGCTTATCCTCATGGCCATTGACCGCTATGTAGCAATTTGTAAGCCTCTCAGATATACAACTATAATGAGCCAACGTATTTGTGGCATATTAGTGATTCTTGCCTGGGTAGGGTCTTGTATTCACTCTTCAGCACAGATTTTCTTAGCCTTAAGATTACCATTCTGTGGCCCAAATGTGATTGATCATTATTTCTGCGATTTGCAGCCCTTATTGAAACTTGCCTGCATGGATACCTATGTGATAAACTTGCTAGTTGTGTCTAATAGTGGTGCCATATGTATGGTAAGTTTCACACTACTGCTTATCTCCTATATTTTCATCTTATACTCTCTGAGAAATCACAGTGTAGAAGGAAGACGAAAGGCCTTGTCTACATGCACTTCTCATTTCATTGTGGTGGTCATATTTTTTGGCccctgtatatttatatacacacgcCCACCAACCACCTTCCCAATAGACAAGATGGTGTCTGTGTTTTATACAATTGGAACACCTTTGCTCAACCCTCTTATCTATACTCTGAGGAATGCAGAAGTAAAAATTGCCATGAAAAAATTGTGGTGTGGTAAAGTATGA